In Paenibacillus hexagrammi, the following are encoded in one genomic region:
- a CDS encoding helix-turn-helix transcriptional regulator yields the protein MVSSEDFYESAFEKYAPGRLLHLFEDGTGRIGLILLDHSGIFAELEAFSRHMKHELHVPDDFNLYLLVSERRKGAKNIHELYKQALQTRRLASYQEGNLYYYSSLSKLQLNEEMQEQSVQMLLEAVESLDHAEMESQVAQWFAECKTSRASVEIVEFHLANLQLELIRLVHDWQGDIQEFGERLLKLEKRTRHPQLQDLERYAREMLRVTAAYLEDMKQHNSKSPIVQIVQYVNKHYNQKLQLQTIAEEHHLNSTYLGQIFKKHTGQSFNEYIHVRRIEEAKKLLKRTHLKTSDIASMVGYQDPDYFIRKFKSITNQLPTAYKKSESEQDSPDAEPSGGDEA from the coding sequence ATGGTTTCAAGTGAAGACTTTTATGAAAGCGCTTTTGAAAAATATGCACCCGGACGGCTCCTTCATCTCTTTGAGGACGGAACAGGACGTATAGGTCTGATTTTGCTTGATCATTCAGGAATATTCGCAGAATTGGAAGCGTTTAGCCGGCATATGAAGCATGAACTTCATGTTCCTGATGACTTCAATCTCTACCTGCTAGTAAGCGAAAGGAGGAAAGGTGCGAAAAACATTCATGAGCTTTACAAGCAGGCGCTACAGACCCGCAGACTTGCTTCCTATCAGGAGGGCAATCTCTATTATTACAGCTCACTGAGCAAGCTTCAATTGAACGAAGAGATGCAGGAGCAGAGTGTCCAGATGCTGCTGGAGGCGGTGGAGAGCCTTGATCACGCAGAGATGGAGAGTCAGGTCGCTCAGTGGTTTGCAGAATGTAAAACTTCTCGGGCTTCTGTAGAGATCGTCGAGTTTCATCTGGCCAATCTCCAGTTGGAACTCATCAGGCTTGTTCATGACTGGCAGGGAGATATTCAGGAGTTCGGAGAGCGGTTGCTGAAGCTGGAGAAGAGGACGCGCCATCCGCAGTTGCAAGATTTAGAACGCTATGCAAGAGAGATGCTTCGAGTAACCGCTGCTTATTTGGAGGATATGAAGCAGCATAATTCCAAAAGCCCGATTGTTCAGATCGTTCAATATGTGAACAAGCACTATAACCAAAAGCTGCAGCTGCAAACCATTGCGGAAGAACATCATTTGAATTCCACGTATTTAGGTCAGATTTTCAAAAAGCATACCGGTCAATCCTTCAATGAATATATTCATGTCAGACGTATTGAGGAAGCGAAAAAGCTGCTCAAGCGAACCCATTTAAAAACTAGCGATATTGCTTCCATGGTAGGTTACCAGGACCCGGATTATTTTATTCGCAAATTCAAATCCATTACCAATCAATTGCCTACGGCCTATAAGAAGTCAGAGTCCGAGCAGGATTCACCAGATGCAGAGCCTAGTGGAGGAGACGAAGCATGA
- a CDS encoding helix-turn-helix domain-containing protein, translated as MEQPHSSNDWQPKIVHLANQVQQIETLEDLAGLVAQVIQQYVESSPTRKAPRSKVQQIQEYIAAHYDSNELSLASVAKEFFISSGYLSMRFKQDLGINFLDYIHQYRVEQSKILLKNGDMKIQSIAKAVGYCDEAHYSKTFKKWTGMAPSQYQKSQILMQ; from the coding sequence ATGGAACAACCTCACAGCTCCAATGACTGGCAGCCCAAAATTGTCCATCTAGCCAACCAAGTTCAGCAAATTGAGACGCTGGAAGATCTGGCAGGGCTTGTCGCCCAAGTCATTCAACAGTATGTGGAGAGCTCGCCCACAAGAAAAGCCCCTAGGAGCAAAGTCCAACAAATCCAAGAGTATATCGCCGCCCACTACGATTCCAATGAATTGTCGCTGGCATCTGTGGCTAAAGAATTTTTTATTTCCAGTGGCTACCTGTCTATGCGCTTCAAACAGGATTTAGGTATTAACTTTCTGGACTACATTCACCAATATCGTGTGGAGCAATCCAAGATTTTATTGAAAAACGGGGATATGAAAATTCAAAGCATCGCCAAAGCCGTCGGCTACTGCGACGAAGCGCATTATTCAAAAACGTTCAAGAAGTGGACGGGGATGGCGCCTTCACAGTATCAGAAGAGTCAGATTTTGATGCAGTAA
- a CDS encoding dihydrofolate reductase family protein has protein sequence MRKLVLFLHASLDGFVEGPNGEMDIGWVSYDADLEKHAKEILSTADTVIWGRGTYQMMHNYWPSVASDPSASQHERDHAEWIEKTTKIVFSTTLEKAEWNNSRLVKEDIEGEIKNLKQQPGKDMVILGSPRLAHHLMQLDLIDEYKITVSPVLIGSGLPLFQGLKDKINLKLIENKTFDSGAIGLVYQTVR, from the coding sequence ATGAGAAAACTCGTTCTATTTTTACACGCATCACTTGATGGTTTTGTTGAAGGTCCAAACGGTGAAATGGACATTGGCTGGGTTTCCTACGATGCTGATTTGGAGAAACATGCGAAAGAAATTCTGAGCACGGCCGACACCGTCATTTGGGGACGGGGGACTTATCAGATGATGCACAATTACTGGCCATCTGTGGCTTCGGACCCATCAGCTTCGCAGCATGAACGGGATCATGCCGAGTGGATTGAAAAAACAACCAAAATCGTTTTTTCCACGACGCTGGAGAAAGCCGAATGGAACAATTCCAGACTGGTGAAAGAAGATATCGAGGGAGAGATCAAGAACCTCAAACAGCAGCCGGGCAAGGATATGGTCATCCTCGGCAGTCCTAGACTCGCACACCACCTTATGCAACTTGATTTAATCGATGAGTATAAAATCACGGTTTCTCCCGTTCTGATCGGCAGTGGGTTGCCGTTATTCCAAGGTCTCAAGGATAAGATCAATCTGAAACTTATCGAAAACAAAACCTTTGATTCTGGGGCCATTGGTCTCGTTTACCAGACGGTTAGATAA
- the murI gene encoding glutamate racemase, with protein MRIAFFDSGIGGITVLAEAMRRLPQEDYLYFADTLHVPYGTKSKEDVLDYVKKSVDTIIQHDVKALVIACNTATSIAVADLRSTYGIPIIGMEPAVKPALEMNRSTGKRVLVFATPLTLKQTKYLELISRIDDQHMVDSLPLPELVEFCEALQFNPAIITAYFQEKLTGFDLSLYGTVVLGCTHFPFYKDLLRSILPDHIQIVDGSSGAVNRLKHVMEEEGNLGTDGQAEVAFLCSNQDPVYMKKMQDALAIIRNRATKK; from the coding sequence ATGAGAATAGCTTTTTTTGATTCGGGAATCGGTGGAATCACGGTATTGGCTGAAGCGATGAGGCGGCTGCCGCAGGAGGATTACTTGTATTTTGCCGATACGCTCCATGTCCCGTATGGGACGAAATCGAAGGAAGACGTACTTGACTATGTGAAAAAATCGGTAGACACCATTATTCAACACGATGTCAAAGCGCTTGTTATTGCCTGCAATACGGCCACAAGCATTGCGGTCGCAGACCTCAGAAGCACTTACGGGATTCCTATCATAGGCATGGAACCCGCAGTGAAGCCGGCTCTGGAGATGAACCGCTCCACAGGGAAGCGGGTGCTGGTATTTGCTACGCCGTTAACGCTCAAGCAGACGAAGTATTTGGAGCTGATATCCCGTATTGATGACCAGCACATGGTGGATTCGCTGCCGCTGCCGGAGCTGGTGGAGTTTTGCGAGGCGCTTCAATTTAATCCAGCCATCATTACGGCTTATTTCCAGGAGAAGCTGACCGGATTTGATTTGAGCCTTTACGGCACCGTGGTGCTGGGCTGCACGCATTTTCCTTTTTACAAGGACCTGTTAAGAAGCATTCTTCCCGATCATATTCAAATTGTAGACGGCAGCAGCGGCGCGGTTAACCGCCTGAAGCACGTGATGGAGGAAGAGGGGAATCTCGGAACGGATGGTCAAGCTGAGGTTGCCTTTCTTTGCTCGAATCAAGACCCTGTTTATATGAAAAAAATGCAAGACGCGCTGGCGATCATCCGAAATCGCGCGACTAAGAAGTAA
- a CDS encoding MerR family transcriptional regulator, whose product MSGLRIGQLAAKAEISASTLRYYESVGLLPAPERIYGQRRYQEGLLDRIHFIKVAQQTGFSIQEITILLEGFEPSDSPSDRWELMAKQKRSELEERKKQLNSMIQILDSGLSCKCLTWSECKEKIESNGSC is encoded by the coding sequence ATGTCTGGTCTTCGCATTGGGCAACTCGCGGCTAAAGCAGAAATCAGCGCATCGACGCTGCGTTACTACGAATCCGTTGGATTACTTCCTGCTCCAGAACGCATATATGGTCAGCGACGATATCAAGAAGGGTTGCTAGATCGCATCCATTTTATCAAAGTCGCTCAGCAAACCGGTTTTAGTATTCAAGAAATTACTATTCTTTTGGAAGGCTTTGAACCAAGCGATTCGCCTTCGGATCGTTGGGAGCTCATGGCCAAACAAAAACGTTCAGAACTAGAAGAGCGAAAGAAGCAGCTTAATTCAATGATACAAATTTTAGATAGTGGATTAAGCTGTAAATGCCTAACTTGGTCGGAATGCAAGGAGAAAATAGAAAGTAACGGTTCTTGTTAG
- a CDS encoding SDR family NAD(P)-dependent oxidoreductase: MNKTALITGASSGIGEVFAHRLAAQGYRLILAARSQDTLERLARELAGRFAVEVQVITADLSLEHTPSEIFRQVQELGWHVDLLVNNAGFGLSGEFLSHSAEEYRQQIKLNVASLVDMTHLFLPPMLAKGDGAIINLASLLSFFPFPYCSVYSATKTFVLSFSESLWEEYRHQGIKVLALCPGPTDTQFFTKAKEVELDRKRSPEQVVDTALKALSQNKSFVIDGKLNVLNALLARLLPRKTMVSMLGSVMRKSLASRAKG, encoded by the coding sequence ATGAATAAAACCGCACTTATTACAGGAGCATCTTCAGGCATCGGGGAAGTATTTGCACACCGCTTGGCCGCACAAGGATACCGATTGATCCTGGCGGCGCGTTCGCAAGATACATTGGAGCGCTTAGCCCGTGAGCTGGCCGGCAGGTTTGCCGTCGAAGTTCAAGTCATAACAGCAGACCTCAGTCTGGAGCACACGCCTTCTGAGATATTTCGGCAGGTGCAGGAGCTGGGATGGCACGTGGACTTATTGGTGAACAACGCGGGATTTGGCTTGAGTGGTGAGTTTCTCAGTCATTCGGCCGAAGAATATCGGCAGCAGATTAAGCTGAATGTCGCTTCATTGGTCGATATGACACATCTGTTTTTGCCGCCAATGCTGGCTAAAGGCGACGGGGCGATCATCAACCTGGCTTCGCTGTTATCGTTCTTCCCTTTCCCTTATTGCTCGGTGTACAGCGCTACGAAGACATTCGTGTTATCCTTCTCCGAGTCTCTCTGGGAGGAATACCGCCATCAGGGCATTAAAGTGCTTGCGCTTTGTCCAGGCCCGACAGATACTCAATTTTTCACCAAAGCCAAGGAAGTCGAGCTGGACAGGAAGCGCTCCCCGGAGCAAGTCGTAGACACAGCGCTGAAAGCGCTTAGTCAGAATAAAAGCTTCGTCATTGACGGGAAGCTGAACGTCCTCAACGCCCTGCTTGCCCGCTTGCTGCCGCGGAAGACGATGGTCAGCATGCTCGGATCCGTGATGAGAAAATCACTGGCGTCTAGAGCCAAGGGATAG
- a CDS encoding glycoside hydrolase family 30 beta sandwich domain-containing protein: protein MDERQWLPEYNGGHLKTTHYDKFANYLKTYVDHYRNTFGFNIKWVSVQNEPDLSTPYASAQYTTSEMNQAAAKVADAIHSLNQGVLVGAPEGSNRMASNNYMVNFSTATRDKFDFVTVHDYGTYTDVNHFGKPLISTEVSDFQNANDPSITDGLKWANIIASDLKRGERGWLYWWAVNPASSGTGEGLINLGANNSFSVNKRLYVMGQFSRYLRPDDIRILAASSDSNLISIAGTNHTGRASVIIINNSSSAITTTISGLTFDHVSGRRTSASEDLAKLADLTVNGGSVTVTLPGKSVTSYTEY, encoded by the coding sequence TTGGATGAAAGACAATGGCTCCCCGAATATAATGGAGGGCACCTGAAGACGACCCACTACGATAAGTTTGCGAATTATTTAAAAACCTACGTGGATCACTACCGTAATACGTTCGGCTTCAATATCAAATGGGTCAGCGTCCAAAACGAACCAGACCTGTCCACCCCGTATGCATCCGCGCAGTATACGACCAGTGAAATGAATCAAGCCGCCGCCAAGGTCGCCGATGCGATTCACAGTTTGAATCAAGGGGTGCTGGTTGGAGCACCGGAGGGCTCAAATCGTATGGCCTCGAATAATTATATGGTCAACTTCAGCACGGCCACGAGAGATAAATTTGATTTTGTCACGGTGCATGATTACGGAACATATACGGACGTAAATCATTTCGGCAAGCCCTTGATTAGCACGGAGGTGAGCGATTTTCAAAATGCCAATGACCCCTCAATCACCGATGGGCTGAAATGGGCCAATATAATCGCATCGGACCTGAAGCGGGGCGAGAGGGGCTGGCTCTACTGGTGGGCTGTGAATCCTGCATCAAGCGGCACAGGTGAGGGCTTAATCAACTTAGGTGCCAATAACTCTTTTTCGGTGAATAAACGGCTGTATGTGATGGGGCAATTCAGTCGTTACTTGCGGCCTGACGACATTCGTATTCTAGCAGCCTCAAGTGACAGCAATCTGATCTCGATTGCCGGTACCAACCATACAGGCAGGGCGTCGGTCATTATCATCAATAATAGCTCTTCTGCCATAACCACGACCATCAGCGGCTTGACTTTTGACCACGTATCGGGAAGACGAACCAGCGCGTCGGAAGACTTGGCGAAGCTAGCCGATCTGACAGTGAACGGCGGTTCGGTTACCGTGACGCTGCCGGGCAAGTCTGTTACGAGCTATACGGAGTACTAG
- a CDS encoding YybH family protein produces the protein MKVTFNEVQDVLENYKSAVYDTNVERFLAAYAPEMHIYDCWSSFESKGISPMKANVEEWFNGLRADGISLIVDFNDLAVEENLNLAFVYCAVTFAAHDIESGEKLRQITNRFTFGLRKENDSWLIIHQHSSLPIHVETGMGLFDSAKIPS, from the coding sequence ATGAAGGTTACATTTAATGAAGTTCAAGACGTGCTAGAAAATTACAAGTCTGCAGTTTACGATACAAATGTTGAAAGATTCTTAGCGGCATATGCTCCCGAAATGCATATTTATGATTGTTGGAGTAGCTTTGAAAGCAAGGGGATCTCTCCCATGAAGGCAAATGTTGAAGAGTGGTTTAACGGATTAAGGGCGGATGGCATTTCATTAATTGTTGATTTCAATGACCTAGCAGTAGAAGAAAACTTGAATCTTGCATTCGTTTACTGTGCCGTTACCTTTGCTGCACACGATATAGAATCAGGAGAAAAGCTTCGCCAAATAACAAATCGGTTTACATTTGGCTTAAGGAAAGAGAATGATTCCTGGCTTATTATTCATCAACATTCTTCCTTACCCATACATGTAGAGACTGGAATGGGTCTTTTTGATTCAGCGAAGATCCCAAGCTAA
- a CDS encoding glycoside hydrolase, whose protein sequence is MFGKRKKAGSILALSAMLLASFSSVSSAAGSSVTLYKDTTYQTIWGFGAAANHPVNELKNNYTSAVQSQILDKLFKVDESNAGLSMVRLEINPYTSSEDAVQTTFMPSDGVLDWNTDLHQRWFAQEAKNRGMNQFYAVPWSPPGWMKDNGSPNIMEGT, encoded by the coding sequence ATGTTTGGAAAAAGAAAGAAGGCAGGCAGCATCCTAGCATTAAGCGCAATGCTATTAGCCAGTTTCAGTTCGGTTTCATCGGCAGCGGGAAGTTCGGTCACCCTCTACAAGGATACGACGTATCAGACGATCTGGGGATTCGGGGCAGCCGCCAATCACCCGGTCAATGAGCTGAAGAACAACTACACGTCCGCTGTGCAGAGTCAGATTCTGGATAAACTGTTCAAAGTGGATGAATCCAATGCGGGGCTGTCCATGGTCAGACTGGAAATCAATCCATATACCTCCTCCGAAGATGCGGTACAGACGACATTCATGCCCTCTGACGGTGTGCTGGATTGGAACACGGACCTGCATCAGAGATGGTTTGCGCAGGAAGCCAAGAACAGAGGCATGAACCAGTTCTATGCGGTCCCTTGGAGCCCGCCCGGTTGGATGAAAGACAATGGCTCCCCGAATATAATGGAGGGCACCTGA
- a CDS encoding VOC family protein, protein MQFASVRIITDDVDRLVEFYEIVIGVSAERPAPVFAEFVVPSCTLAIGHSQTVPLFGAGSAVAANNHTVILEFRVHDVDAEYERLKPFIDEWVKEPTTMPWGNRAALFRDPDGNLVNLFAPVTEEAIKRFSGRH, encoded by the coding sequence ATGCAATTTGCTTCTGTACGCATCATTACCGACGACGTGGATCGTCTTGTTGAATTCTATGAGATCGTCATAGGTGTTTCAGCGGAACGCCCCGCGCCCGTCTTTGCCGAATTCGTTGTGCCATCGTGCACCCTGGCGATTGGCCACTCCCAGACGGTGCCACTGTTCGGCGCTGGTTCCGCAGTGGCGGCCAACAATCACACTGTCATCCTCGAGTTCCGCGTCCACGATGTCGATGCCGAATACGAGCGCTTGAAGCCGTTCATCGACGAATGGGTAAAGGAACCAACCACGATGCCATGGGGAAACCGTGCTGCGCTGTTTCGCGATCCCGACGGGAATCTGGTTAATCTCTTCGCACCGGTGACCGAGGAAGCGATCAAACGGTTCAGCGGTAGGCATTGA
- a CDS encoding sensor histidine kinase, whose translation MRRNFGLLRWVDDIPLTYKLLLMYLVCVLLPIVAINFLFLDRLSQNVKERETQNLQISLDRASSSINELIQGGVAISHAISTDRALYEELDHRYADNVEFYEAYNNLLRDKVNHYMPANTQIEQIKVYTNNKTIQSGGNYAVLDEEVMKSEWYQSFIASTEKVFVYAYKEKEAINPEYYSPHLSIITRLNSFDDTRAFTKVLKIDIALNKIYDTLTQEKDYLDLYLVNGSNQIIMSTTSGYQLDNAPWYLNLSPKFQMGQFPHFEHPLGGASFTRGWQVVGFAENDRTASAMKESRDYIFALAGGSTLITSILIYIILRSYNYRVKRLSRHMEKVKTGKFDPLVLHEGRDEIGELVRSFNRMTSKMKMLINDVYKLEIQKKDLELERVRAELNLLQSQMNPHFLFNTLNAILVVCTRNRYTDITEIIKSLSKILRRLISWKEDIVTVREEVSFTDMYLKVEKFRFGDRFDYRFHIDEEAMEYKIPKMSIQPLVENACKHGLQTIKGIGHIEIDVQVLKTSLCIRIADNGKGMEEEELKQLLLNVRSEQQVNEHIGVRNVYRRLQLNYGDQVKFKMESTPGTGTVIIMDIPMRMLDTPFTSRFTN comes from the coding sequence ATGAGAAGAAATTTTGGCTTGCTCAGGTGGGTCGATGATATTCCTCTGACCTATAAATTGCTGCTTATGTATCTGGTCTGTGTACTGTTACCCATAGTCGCTATCAACTTCTTGTTTCTTGACCGTTTATCGCAAAACGTCAAGGAGAGGGAGACACAAAACCTGCAAATCTCGCTGGATCGCGCCAGCAGCAGCATCAATGAGCTGATACAAGGAGGAGTGGCGATCAGTCACGCGATATCGACGGACCGCGCTTTGTATGAGGAATTGGATCATCGTTATGCGGATAATGTGGAATTCTATGAGGCTTATAACAATCTTCTCCGGGATAAAGTGAATCACTATATGCCAGCTAACACGCAGATTGAACAGATTAAAGTGTACACCAATAATAAGACGATACAGTCAGGTGGCAATTATGCCGTTCTTGACGAAGAGGTCATGAAGAGTGAGTGGTACCAGAGTTTCATTGCTTCTACAGAAAAAGTGTTTGTGTATGCCTACAAGGAGAAAGAAGCGATCAATCCGGAATACTATTCGCCGCATCTGAGTATCATAACCCGATTGAACAGCTTTGATGATACTAGGGCCTTTACTAAAGTTTTAAAAATTGATATCGCTTTAAACAAAATATACGATACCCTAACGCAGGAAAAAGATTATTTGGACCTTTACCTGGTGAACGGCAGCAATCAAATCATTATGTCCACGACAAGCGGCTACCAGCTGGACAACGCTCCTTGGTATTTGAATTTGTCACCGAAATTTCAGATGGGACAGTTCCCTCATTTCGAACATCCTCTGGGTGGAGCCTCCTTTACAAGAGGCTGGCAGGTCGTAGGCTTTGCCGAGAATGATCGGACGGCGTCTGCGATGAAGGAATCGAGAGATTATATTTTCGCACTTGCAGGCGGATCGACCTTGATCACCTCTATTCTCATCTATATTATTTTGCGTTCGTATAACTATAGGGTAAAACGTCTGTCCCGTCATATGGAAAAAGTGAAAACCGGCAAATTCGATCCGCTTGTTCTCCATGAAGGCCGGGATGAGATCGGGGAGCTTGTAAGAAGCTTTAATCGCATGACCTCCAAGATGAAGATGCTGATTAACGATGTGTACAAGCTGGAGATTCAGAAGAAAGACCTGGAGCTGGAGCGAGTACGGGCGGAGCTTAACTTGCTGCAGAGCCAGATGAATCCGCACTTTTTGTTCAATACGCTGAACGCCATACTCGTCGTATGCACAAGAAACCGCTACACGGATATTACCGAAATTATCAAGAGCTTATCCAAGATATTAAGAAGATTGATCAGCTGGAAAGAGGATATCGTCACGGTCCGCGAGGAAGTCAGCTTTACGGATATGTACCTGAAGGTGGAGAAATTCCGCTTCGGGGATCGTTTCGATTACAGGTTCCACATTGATGAAGAAGCTATGGAATATAAGATTCCCAAGATGAGTATTCAGCCGCTTGTTGAGAATGCGTGCAAGCACGGCCTGCAGACGATCAAAGGCATCGGGCATATTGAAATTGATGTGCAGGTGCTGAAAACCAGCTTGTGCATACGCATTGCTGATAACGGCAAGGGTATGGAGGAGGAGGAACTCAAACAGCTGCTTCTTAATGTAAGAAGCGAGCAGCAAGTCAATGAACATATCGGCGTTCGCAATGTGTATCGAAGGCTGCAGCTGAATTATGGTGATCAAGTCAAGTTCAAGATGGAAAGCACGCCGGGAACGGGGACGGTCATTATCATGGATATCCCGATGAGAATGCTGGACACTCCGTTTACAAGCCGATTTACGAACTAG
- a CDS encoding response regulator, with translation MWRVMLVDDEPLVLEGMRVMVDWNRYSFDICGEATDGSEALELIGELRPDVVFTDIRMPLLTGIDLIQRTNESMKQPPTFVILSGYDDFSYAQTAMRENVSDYLLKPIDEQEIETVLKRLQQELGQKQRTNEEMEQKRQLLVSTSGPDSYAAR, from the coding sequence ATGTGGCGTGTCATGCTTGTGGATGATGAACCTCTCGTATTAGAGGGGATGCGGGTTATGGTAGATTGGAACAGGTACAGCTTTGATATATGCGGTGAAGCGACGGATGGCAGCGAGGCGTTGGAGCTTATTGGAGAGCTTCGTCCCGATGTTGTATTCACAGATATTCGGATGCCGCTCTTAACCGGTATTGATCTGATTCAGCGCACCAATGAATCGATGAAACAGCCGCCTACATTTGTTATTTTAAGCGGCTATGATGATTTCTCCTATGCGCAGACGGCAATGCGTGAGAATGTAAGCGATTATTTGCTCAAGCCGATTGACGAACAAGAAATTGAAACTGTGCTAAAAAGGCTGCAGCAGGAGCTCGGCCAGAAACAGAGAACCAACGAAGAAATGGAGCAGAAGAGACAGCTGCTGGTCTCCACATCTGGACCCGACTCGTACGCGGCGAGGTAA
- a CDS encoding NUDIX hydrolase has translation MTAVIDKIAWVHVANGQVLCARSKGKENFYIPGGKRDPGETDEETLRREIEEELSVRIKPETITYFGTFEAQAHDKSAGVLVRMTCYRGDYEGELLPASEIEEAAWLSYSDRERVSSVSQLIFDKLLEMKLIQ, from the coding sequence TTGACAGCTGTTATTGATAAAATTGCCTGGGTGCATGTCGCTAACGGGCAAGTCCTGTGCGCACGATCCAAAGGCAAAGAGAACTTCTATATTCCTGGGGGAAAGCGGGACCCTGGAGAGACAGATGAGGAGACCCTTAGAAGAGAAATAGAGGAAGAACTGTCTGTACGGATAAAGCCGGAAACCATTACGTATTTCGGTACGTTTGAGGCGCAGGCTCATGACAAGTCAGCGGGAGTTCTGGTGCGAATGACTTGCTATAGGGGAGACTACGAGGGAGAACTGCTTCCGGCTTCCGAAATCGAAGAAGCGGCCTGGCTGAGCTATTCAGACAGGGAGAGGGTATCTTCCGTGAGTCAGTTGATCTTTGATAAGCTGCTGGAGATGAAGCTGATCCAGTAA
- a CDS encoding discoidin domain-containing protein — protein MLSRIVMDSTGSGSDYARGYEVYVSADGTNWGSAVASGTGSSAVITVDFPAQSARYIKVVQTGTASNWWSIHEIAVYK, from the coding sequence GTGCTCAGCCGTATCGTTATGGACTCTACAGGCAGCGGAAGTGACTACGCTCGCGGCTACGAGGTATACGTATCGGCGGACGGAACGAACTGGGGCTCGGCGGTAGCCAGTGGAACTGGAAGTTCCGCTGTCATCACGGTCGACTTCCCAGCGCAGTCTGCTCGCTATATCAAAGTTGTGCAAACGGGAACTGCTTCTAATTGGTGGTCCATCCACGAAATCGCGGTATATAAGTAG
- a CDS encoding SRPBCC domain-containing protein — protein MSNQLVIQTEGQYLIMERIFNAPRELVFKAHTEAEHLKKWWGPRGWEVTHCTVDLRPGGAWHYCMKCVDEKQGDFFGFESWGKAIYKEIEAPATFSYTDYFSDAEGNESQGMPSSDITVTFEEFEGTTKYVSRARYESAEALKQVIEMGMEQGITETMDRFAEYLETIR, from the coding sequence ATGTCTAATCAATTAGTAATTCAAACAGAAGGTCAGTATCTGATTATGGAGCGCATTTTCAACGCCCCGCGCGAGCTTGTATTCAAAGCCCACACAGAAGCCGAGCACCTGAAGAAATGGTGGGGTCCCCGCGGCTGGGAAGTTACTCACTGTACGGTCGATTTACGTCCGGGCGGAGCCTGGCATTACTGCATGAAATGCGTAGATGAGAAGCAGGGCGATTTCTTCGGTTTTGAATCTTGGGGCAAGGCCATTTATAAGGAGATTGAAGCGCCAGCGACGTTCTCCTACACGGATTACTTCTCCGATGCCGAAGGGAATGAATCGCAGGGTATGCCTTCTTCTGACATTACTGTGACCTTCGAAGAGTTTGAAGGAACAACGAAATATGTCAGCCGTGCCCGGTACGAAAGCGCCGAAGCGCTTAAACAGGTTATCGAAATGGGCATGGAGCAAGGAATCACGGAGACGATGGATCGTTTCGCAGAATACTTGGAGACTATTCGATAA
- a CDS encoding ArsR/SmtB family transcription factor — MFSALAEPNRARIVELLLDSHLSVGEIAERLGIRQPQASKHLRVLLDAGVVEVQAVANRRNYKLRLEPFQALDTWLSTYRGVWDERLNNLESYLQKLRDQEDHSGS; from the coding sequence TTGTTCAGCGCTCTCGCTGAACCGAACCGAGCACGCATCGTAGAGCTGCTGCTGGACAGCCACTTGTCTGTAGGCGAAATCGCCGAACGACTCGGCATCCGTCAGCCTCAGGCTTCCAAGCATCTGCGCGTCCTGCTGGATGCGGGTGTAGTCGAGGTTCAGGCTGTCGCGAACCGTCGGAATTACAAGCTTCGCTTGGAGCCCTTTCAAGCGCTGGATACGTGGCTGTCCACGTACCGCGGTGTCTGGGATGAGCGGCTTAACAACCTAGAGAGTTACTTACAAAAGCTTCGAGATCAGGAAGATCATTCAGGTTCATAA